Proteins encoded within one genomic window of Episyrphus balteatus chromosome 1, idEpiBalt1.1, whole genome shotgun sequence:
- the LOC129906824 gene encoding uncharacterized protein LOC129906824: MSSIIPNNALWNDFFNCFENLPSLWKLRDDMVFKDKELKKQSWDILLENYKAIDPNASLDDVKKKVLGIKSCYRRELKKVRSSEIHHVPSLWYFDQLHFLADHVQQTNELSPMELLYHNELSREEIEPQRKKIKSETYLGSEENEHLRVAIENVMGPRKEDVPQDEADIYGKSWAASYRKLSNWQQICAKKAIEDILILGQLDQLTLNMVQQPAPCQATASISTPIFKRSPYSDDEND; encoded by the exons ATGTCCAGTATAATTCCCAACAACGCACTATGGAATGACTTTTTTAATTGCTTTGAAAATTTACCATCTTTATGGAAATTAAGAGATGATATGGTTTTTAAGGACAAGGagttaaaaaaacaatcatgGGATATACTTTTAGAAAATTACAAAGCAATCGATCCAAATGCATCGTTGGATGATGTGAAGAAAAAAGTTCTTGGCATTAAATCGTGTTACAGAAGAGAACTGAAAAAAGTTCGTTCAAGTGAGATACATCATGTACCAAGTTTATGGTACTTTGATCAGTTACATTTTTTGGCAGACCATGTGCAACAAACAAACGAATTATCACCCATGGAATTACTTTATCATAATGAACTTTCAAGA GAAGAAATAGAAcctcaaaggaaaaaaattaaaagtgaaacGTATCTTGGAAGTGAAGAAAACGAACATCTGCGGGTTGCTATAGAAAATGTAATGGGTCCAAGAAAAGAAGATGTACCCCAGGATGAAGCAgatatttatggtaaaagttggGCAGCATCTTATCGAAAACTTTCAAATTGGCAACAAATTTGTGCGAAAAAGGCTATCGAAGATATCTTAATTTTGGGTCAGTTAGATCAACTAACGCTTAATATGGTACAACAGCCAGCACCATGTCAAGCAACAGCATCAATATCGACACCAATTTTTAAAAGATCTCCTTATTCagatgatgaaaatgattga